In the Kribbella sp. NBC_00482 genome, one interval contains:
- a CDS encoding helix-turn-helix domain-containing protein encodes MLLRQVIGSVFRRLRRERGITLRELAEVAQVSVPYLSEIERGRKEPSSEILAAICRALDLELSDLLAEVQFDLTTAVRSTLPVHLQTAAIRVEDAAARRIPSGPRAYSSIPTAYTLVA; translated from the coding sequence GTGTTGCTACGCCAGGTGATCGGAAGCGTTTTCCGCCGGCTGCGGCGCGAGCGGGGAATCACCCTCCGTGAGCTCGCCGAGGTGGCCCAGGTGTCGGTGCCGTACCTGTCCGAGATCGAGCGCGGTCGCAAGGAGCCCTCCTCGGAGATCCTCGCCGCGATCTGCCGGGCACTCGACCTCGAACTGTCGGACCTGCTCGCCGAGGTGCAGTTCGACCTGACCACAGCGGTCCGCTCGACGCTGCCTGTCCACCTGCAGACCGCCGCGATCCGCGTCGAGGACGCCGCGGCCCGCCGCATCCCGTCCGGTCCGCGCGCGTACTCCTCCATCCCCACGGCGTACACGCTCGTCGCCTAG
- a CDS encoding Lrp/AsnC family transcriptional regulator encodes MPKDRRSPGPAPRPVPDGLDEVDRTLVGLLTADGRMPNNALAEAAGIAPSTCLTRVRSLRERGVIRGFHADVDLAALGQPLQALIAIRIGAHSRDEIDRFRTKVPRLPGVLSLFHVSGANDYLLHVSAATPDALREFVLDHLTADPAVSHAETSLIFEHVRGTPDAHHSPTSRAPAS; translated from the coding sequence ATGCCGAAGGATCGTCGGAGCCCGGGACCGGCTCCGCGGCCGGTGCCCGATGGGCTCGACGAGGTGGACCGGACGCTGGTCGGACTGCTGACCGCGGACGGCCGGATGCCGAACAACGCGCTCGCCGAGGCGGCCGGCATCGCGCCGTCGACATGCCTGACCCGGGTGCGGTCACTCCGGGAGCGCGGGGTGATCCGCGGCTTCCACGCTGACGTGGACCTGGCCGCGCTGGGTCAGCCGCTGCAGGCGCTGATCGCGATCCGGATCGGTGCGCACTCCCGCGACGAGATCGACCGCTTCCGCACGAAGGTCCCCCGGCTCCCTGGGGTCCTGTCGCTGTTCCACGTCAGCGGCGCGAACGACTACCTACTGCACGTCTCTGCGGCCACGCCGGACGCGCTCCGGGAGTTCGTCCTCGACCACCTGACCGCCGATCCAGCAGTCAGCCACGCAGAAACAAGCCTCATCTTCGAACACGTCCGCGGGACCCCGGACGCGCACCACTCACCAACCTCACGAGCGCCGGCAAGCTGA
- a CDS encoding phosphotransferase family protein — translation MPNHVKRRTPAAPGSIPAVLQMFESEVRFYREVAPVVGVRVPECYQAESDADGTLLVLEDLSDWTPGAEPAAGARALRELHDRWRGRAQDEWAWLRPVGAGEELVAELYDRTWPALAQRSDLSAPVRAYGERLVGRVLQAEAAVARAGELTLAHGDASAQNMRTGPDGQVALLDWEDVSAAPGVLDLAWFLVSSVEPSRWPEALTAYGEVDGLDVVLPSVMVQGYLSMSDLPDGEGGEWNARLEAAVVML, via the coding sequence GTGCCGAACCATGTGAAGCGCCGTACGCCAGCCGCGCCGGGGTCGATCCCGGCTGTCCTGCAGATGTTCGAGTCCGAGGTCCGCTTCTACCGCGAGGTCGCGCCGGTCGTCGGCGTCCGCGTGCCGGAGTGCTACCAGGCGGAGTCCGATGCGGACGGAACACTGCTGGTCCTCGAGGACCTCTCCGACTGGACCCCGGGCGCGGAGCCGGCCGCCGGCGCACGGGCGCTCCGCGAACTCCACGACCGCTGGCGGGGCCGCGCGCAGGACGAGTGGGCGTGGCTGCGACCGGTCGGTGCCGGCGAAGAGCTGGTGGCCGAGCTCTACGACCGCACCTGGCCGGCCTTGGCGCAGCGGTCCGATCTGTCCGCGCCGGTTCGTGCGTACGGCGAGCGCCTGGTCGGGAGAGTCCTACAGGCGGAGGCAGCTGTTGCGCGGGCCGGTGAGCTGACGTTGGCCCACGGTGACGCGTCGGCGCAGAACATGCGGACCGGACCCGACGGGCAGGTGGCGCTGCTCGACTGGGAGGACGTGTCGGCGGCCCCCGGCGTACTGGATCTCGCGTGGTTCCTGGTGTCGTCCGTCGAACCGTCACGGTGGCCGGAGGCGTTGACGGCGTACGGCGAGGTTGACGGGCTCGACGTGGTGCTGCCGTCGGTGATGGTGCAGGGGTATCTGAGCATGTCCGATCTGCCCGATGGTGAGGGCGGCGAGTGGAACGCTCGCCTCGAAGCTGCGGTGGTGATGCTGTGA
- a CDS encoding GNAT family N-acetyltransferase produces MRYVVRFPVDDPELSALHAAAFEGEPDVQPWAERLKRWALTWVGAFSNDQLVGFVQVCWDGGAHAFVLDTAVHPDHGRQGIGKQLVLTAAEEARKAGCEWLHVDYEPHLKAFYEDACGFRPTDAGLLKLR; encoded by the coding sequence GTGAGGTACGTCGTACGTTTCCCGGTCGATGATCCGGAGTTGTCGGCGTTGCATGCTGCTGCGTTCGAGGGGGAGCCGGACGTGCAGCCGTGGGCGGAGCGGCTGAAGCGGTGGGCGCTGACCTGGGTGGGGGCCTTCAGCAATGATCAGCTGGTCGGGTTCGTGCAGGTGTGCTGGGACGGCGGTGCCCACGCGTTCGTGCTGGACACCGCCGTACATCCTGATCACGGTCGGCAGGGGATCGGCAAGCAACTCGTGCTGACCGCGGCCGAGGAGGCCCGCAAGGCCGGGTGCGAGTGGCTGCATGTCGATTACGAGCCGCACCTCAAGGCCTTCTACGAAGACGCCTGCGGCTTCCGCCCGACCGACGCGGGTCTGCTCAAGCTCCGATGA
- a CDS encoding M4 family metallopeptidase: MFHAIVPPYLLEQLERSAGDPSVRARIRQSLQHDAVLRTRPAVGRERVAAAEGGRQRKVYDAENGTDLPGTLVRSEGDAAVKDQATNQAYDGTGATWTLYKECYGRDSIDGAGLVLTSTVHYDRGYANAFWDGAQMVFGDGDGEIFGNFTSSIDVTGHELTHGVTQYTANLAYEGQSGALNESISDVFGSLAKQHALGQSAADADWLIGAGLFQPGVQGVALRSMKAPGTAYDDPRLGKDPQPADMSGYVDTVDDNGGVHINSGIPNRAFYLVAAELGGNAYDDAGKIWYGTLTSGSLSSSASFKDFAAATQAVARDLFGDESPQLAAVTKAWQTVGVLGDQTSLMNAAQTNLETSTPPAAPPDQQPSDQQPSDQPLPAE; encoded by the coding sequence GTGTTCCACGCCATCGTCCCGCCGTACCTGCTCGAGCAGCTCGAGCGATCCGCGGGTGACCCCAGCGTTCGTGCCCGGATCAGGCAGTCCTTGCAGCACGACGCCGTACTGCGAACGCGGCCCGCGGTCGGCCGGGAGCGCGTGGCCGCGGCGGAGGGCGGCCGGCAGCGCAAGGTGTACGACGCCGAGAACGGGACCGATCTGCCGGGCACCCTGGTCCGCTCCGAGGGCGACGCCGCGGTCAAGGATCAGGCGACGAACCAGGCCTACGACGGAACCGGCGCGACCTGGACGTTGTACAAGGAGTGCTACGGGCGCGACTCGATCGACGGCGCCGGCCTCGTGCTCACCTCGACGGTGCACTACGACCGCGGGTACGCGAACGCGTTCTGGGACGGCGCGCAGATGGTCTTCGGCGACGGGGACGGCGAGATCTTCGGGAACTTCACGTCGTCGATCGATGTCACCGGCCACGAGCTGACCCACGGCGTCACGCAGTACACCGCGAACCTCGCGTACGAGGGCCAGTCGGGCGCGCTGAACGAGAGCATCTCGGACGTCTTCGGGTCGCTCGCGAAGCAGCACGCCCTCGGTCAGAGTGCCGCGGACGCCGACTGGCTGATCGGGGCGGGACTGTTCCAGCCCGGTGTGCAGGGCGTCGCGCTGCGGTCGATGAAGGCACCCGGGACGGCGTACGACGATCCGCGGCTGGGGAAGGATCCGCAGCCGGCCGACATGTCGGGGTACGTCGACACGGTCGACGACAACGGCGGCGTACACATCAACTCGGGCATCCCGAACCGCGCGTTCTACCTGGTCGCAGCGGAGCTCGGCGGGAACGCGTACGACGACGCCGGCAAGATCTGGTACGGCACGCTGACGTCGGGCAGCCTCTCGTCGTCGGCGTCCTTCAAGGACTTCGCGGCTGCAACCCAGGCCGTGGCGCGGGACCTCTTCGGCGACGAGTCGCCGCAACTCGCCGCGGTGACCAAGGCCTGGCAGACGGTCGGCGTCCTGGGGGACCAGACTTCACTCATGAATGCCGCCCAGACCAACCTCGAAACCAGCACCCCACCTGCCGCACCACCTGACCAGCAGCCCTCCGACCAGCAGCCCTCCGACCAGCCGCTGCCCGCCGAGTGA
- a CDS encoding LLM class flavin-dependent oxidoreductase gives MTAEPMPLSVLDLSPVPTGTRPSQALHETLELARTAEAAGYHRFWLAEHHNIPSVVSTSPEVMIAAVAAATSTIRVGSGGIMLPNHSPLKVAETFRVLGGLYPDRIDLGLGRAPGTDQRTALALRRSREALGADDFTEQYAELRAYAEGFPAGHPFAPISAQPDDVPLPPVWILGSSTYGGQAAAALGTGFAYAGHFGTLDPAGVISAYKANYQRLEHDGGPHAILALAAIVAETEERAQQLARANALSMLRLRSGRPGPLPSPEEAEAYPWSDAEIAAVEEWAGLVSVGTPDQVVADLRRRADSAGADELIITTNIHNPAERRRSFQLLADAWGLKPR, from the coding sequence GTGACCGCCGAACCGATGCCCCTGTCCGTGCTCGACCTCTCGCCGGTGCCGACGGGTACGCGGCCGTCGCAGGCGCTGCACGAGACCTTGGAACTGGCCCGCACCGCCGAGGCCGCCGGGTATCACCGGTTCTGGCTGGCGGAGCACCACAACATCCCGAGTGTGGTGAGCACCAGCCCCGAGGTGATGATCGCGGCGGTGGCGGCCGCGACGTCGACGATCCGGGTCGGCTCCGGCGGAATCATGCTGCCGAACCACTCCCCGCTCAAGGTCGCCGAGACGTTCCGCGTCCTCGGTGGGCTGTACCCGGACCGCATCGACCTCGGCCTCGGGCGCGCACCGGGCACCGACCAGCGCACCGCGCTCGCGTTGCGCCGCAGCCGTGAGGCACTCGGGGCGGATGACTTCACCGAGCAGTACGCCGAGCTCCGCGCGTACGCCGAAGGGTTCCCGGCGGGGCATCCGTTCGCGCCGATCAGCGCGCAACCGGACGACGTACCGCTGCCGCCGGTGTGGATCCTCGGGTCCAGCACGTACGGCGGTCAGGCGGCTGCCGCGCTTGGGACCGGGTTCGCGTACGCCGGCCACTTCGGGACACTCGATCCGGCTGGCGTGATCTCGGCGTACAAGGCGAACTACCAGCGGCTCGAGCACGACGGCGGACCGCACGCGATCCTCGCGCTCGCCGCGATCGTCGCCGAGACCGAGGAACGTGCGCAGCAGCTCGCTCGCGCGAACGCGCTCTCCATGCTCCGCCTCCGGTCCGGCCGCCCGGGCCCGCTGCCATCGCCCGAAGAAGCCGAGGCCTACCCGTGGTCCGACGCGGAGATCGCCGCCGTGGAGGAGTGGGCCGGCCTGGTCTCCGTCGGCACCCCCGACCAGGTAGTCGCCGACCTACGTCGCCGCGCTGACTCCGCCGGCGCCGACGAACTGATCATCACCACGAACATCCACAACCCCGCCGAACGCCGCCGCTCCTTCCAGCTCCTCGCCGACGCCTGGGGCCTGAAGCCGCGCTGA
- a CDS encoding HelD family protein: MPNPVDTEQANLITFYAALDAERERTDARSDDEQLVHTRNAQALHQRDGRIRDLKLRQARLNAAEEGLYFGRLDAGDGEILHLGRIGLHDDDYEPLLVDWRAPAARPFYIATAVANHGVVRRRHIQTRLRRVVDVQDEQLDLGREAADASKPGTGVIGEAVLMKALEARRTGQMESIVQTIQADQDRIIRSELPGILVVQGGPGTGKTAIALHRAAFLLYTHREQLEKRGILVVGPNAAFLRFIGQVLPSLGEDGVRLVTIAELFPGVHANRPESPESAEVKGRTVMADVIANAVTDRQWIPERPVHVTVERTELTLDPSVCETVHARVRNRNLTHNQARPFVLNEITDHLTNQYAELIGTDPLDGEQLLDEYDLAELRSEVLAEPAVQALLERLWPLLSPQRLLEDLYGDEERLASAAPQLSALDREHLLRYGDDWSQSDVPLLDEAAELLGDDGSEAARERAARARSIAYAQGALDVLAGSGSTDFDEDDEAEILTAKDILDAEAFAERFEAEDDRTLADRAAADRRWTYGHVIVDEAQELSPMAWRAIARRCPLRSMTVVGDVAQTSSIGGGTSWSSALGETFGDRWRLAELTLNYRTPAEVMELAHAVLREVDPSARAPQSVRSTGVKPWHADVPAAEQALYVYKMAAEETAYGEVGVITSRNRLELIQEAVDGLTGVTVLTAREAKGLEFDSVLVVDPDGIVIESPRGLRDLYVSLTRCTQRLGVVGELPEVLENSSTWNTNS; this comes from the coding sequence TTGCCGAATCCAGTCGACACCGAACAGGCCAACCTGATCACGTTCTACGCCGCGCTCGACGCCGAGCGGGAGCGCACCGACGCGCGCTCCGACGACGAACAACTGGTCCATACCCGCAACGCCCAGGCGCTGCACCAGCGCGACGGGCGGATCCGTGACCTCAAGCTCCGGCAGGCCCGGCTGAACGCCGCCGAGGAGGGCCTGTACTTCGGCCGCCTGGACGCCGGCGACGGCGAGATCCTGCACCTCGGCCGGATCGGTCTGCACGACGACGACTACGAACCCCTGTTGGTGGACTGGCGTGCCCCGGCGGCGCGGCCGTTCTACATCGCGACCGCGGTGGCCAACCACGGCGTCGTCCGCCGCCGGCACATCCAGACCCGGTTGCGGAGGGTGGTCGACGTCCAGGACGAGCAACTCGACCTCGGGCGGGAGGCCGCCGACGCGTCGAAGCCCGGCACCGGCGTGATCGGCGAGGCCGTGCTGATGAAGGCGCTGGAGGCCCGCCGGACCGGCCAGATGGAGTCGATCGTGCAGACGATCCAGGCCGATCAGGACCGGATCATCCGCTCCGAACTGCCCGGAATCCTCGTCGTCCAAGGCGGCCCGGGCACCGGAAAGACGGCAATCGCACTGCACCGTGCGGCATTTCTGTTGTACACACATCGTGAACAACTGGAAAAGCGCGGAATTCTCGTTGTCGGGCCGAATGCGGCGTTCCTGCGGTTCATCGGCCAGGTGCTCCCGTCGCTCGGTGAGGACGGCGTTCGGCTGGTCACGATCGCCGAGCTGTTCCCGGGCGTGCACGCGAACCGTCCGGAGTCTCCGGAGAGCGCCGAGGTGAAGGGCCGGACGGTGATGGCCGACGTGATCGCGAACGCGGTCACCGATCGGCAGTGGATCCCGGAACGCCCGGTCCACGTGACCGTCGAACGCACGGAGCTCACTCTCGACCCGTCCGTGTGCGAGACGGTCCACGCACGAGTCCGCAACCGCAACCTGACCCACAATCAGGCGCGTCCGTTCGTCCTCAACGAGATCACGGACCACCTCACCAATCAGTACGCCGAACTGATCGGCACCGATCCGCTCGACGGGGAGCAGTTGCTCGACGAGTACGACCTCGCCGAACTACGCAGCGAGGTGCTCGCGGAGCCCGCCGTACAGGCGCTGCTCGAGCGGCTCTGGCCGTTGCTCAGTCCGCAGCGGTTGCTGGAGGATCTGTACGGCGACGAGGAGCGGCTCGCGTCCGCGGCGCCGCAGTTGTCCGCGCTGGATCGCGAACACCTGTTGCGGTACGGCGACGACTGGAGTCAGTCCGACGTACCGCTGCTGGACGAGGCGGCGGAACTGCTCGGTGACGATGGGTCCGAGGCCGCGCGTGAGCGGGCCGCGCGGGCGCGTTCGATCGCTTATGCACAAGGGGCTCTGGACGTACTCGCCGGTTCGGGGTCGACCGACTTCGACGAGGACGACGAGGCGGAAATCCTTACTGCCAAGGACATTCTCGATGCCGAGGCGTTCGCCGAGCGGTTCGAGGCGGAGGATGACCGGACGCTCGCGGATCGCGCGGCCGCGGACCGGCGGTGGACGTACGGTCACGTGATCGTCGACGAGGCGCAGGAACTGTCGCCGATGGCGTGGCGCGCGATCGCGCGACGGTGCCCGCTGCGCTCGATGACGGTCGTCGGTGACGTGGCGCAGACGAGCTCGATCGGCGGCGGTACGTCGTGGTCGTCCGCACTGGGCGAGACGTTCGGCGATCGTTGGCGGCTGGCGGAGCTGACGTTGAACTACCGCACACCGGCCGAGGTGATGGAGCTCGCCCACGCCGTGCTGCGCGAGGTCGACCCGTCGGCGCGAGCGCCGCAATCGGTCCGCTCCACGGGCGTGAAGCCGTGGCACGCCGACGTACCGGCGGCCGAACAGGCCTTGTACGTCTACAAGATGGCGGCCGAGGAGACGGCGTACGGCGAAGTCGGCGTGATCACGTCCCGCAACCGGCTCGAGCTGATCCAGGAGGCCGTTGACGGCCTGACCGGCGTCACGGTCCTCACCGCCCGCGAAGCCAAGGGCCTCGAGTTCGACTCCGTCTTGGTCGTCGACCCGGACGGCATCGTGATCGAGTCTCCCCGCGGCCTGCGCGACCTCTACGTCTCCCTGACCCGCTGCACCCAACGCCTAGGAGTGGTCGGCGAACTACCCGAGGTACTCGAGAACTCGTCCACCTGGAACACCAACAGCTGA
- a CDS encoding trans-sulfuration enzyme family protein, with protein sequence MLDTRAVHAGRDDLAALGVHVPPIDLSTTYPLPDVHTGGSSYDELAQGRGPDGGSLVYQRLWNPTVARFEDALAELEHTDGAVAFGSGMAALTACLLATVAAGRPHVVAVRPLYGGTDHLLSTGLLGTTVTYAEPSEVAGAIRPDTGLVIVETPANPTVDLVDIAYVATAAGDVPVLVDNTFATPVLQQPARHGASLVLHSATKYLGGHGDVMGGVVAAGVEWVGRLRQIRAVTGGLLHPLAAYELHRGLQTLPVRVRAQQATAIKVADWLSAQPTVERVHYPGLTDPAGLIGRQQAGPGAVLAFTLSGGYEAASRVASGLNLITHAVSLGGVDTLIQHPAALTHRLVASEAKPTDALLRLSLGLEDPEDLTTDLAQALTLA encoded by the coding sequence ATGCTCGACACCCGTGCAGTACACGCCGGCCGCGACGACCTGGCCGCTCTCGGCGTCCACGTCCCCCCGATCGACCTGTCCACCACCTATCCGCTCCCCGACGTCCACACCGGCGGATCGTCGTACGACGAACTCGCGCAGGGCCGCGGGCCCGACGGCGGGAGCCTCGTCTACCAGCGCCTGTGGAACCCGACGGTCGCTCGCTTCGAGGACGCACTCGCGGAGCTCGAGCACACCGACGGCGCGGTCGCCTTCGGGTCCGGCATGGCCGCGCTCACCGCGTGCCTGCTCGCCACCGTCGCCGCAGGCCGTCCACACGTGGTCGCCGTACGGCCCCTGTACGGCGGCACCGACCACCTGTTGTCCACAGGCCTCCTGGGGACAACCGTCACGTACGCCGAGCCGAGCGAGGTCGCCGGAGCGATCCGCCCGGACACCGGCCTCGTGATCGTCGAGACCCCGGCGAACCCGACCGTCGACCTCGTCGACATCGCGTACGTCGCCACCGCGGCCGGCGACGTACCGGTCCTGGTCGACAACACGTTCGCGACGCCGGTCCTGCAGCAACCGGCTCGGCACGGGGCGAGCCTGGTGTTGCACTCGGCAACCAAGTACCTCGGCGGTCATGGCGACGTTATGGGTGGCGTCGTCGCGGCCGGCGTGGAGTGGGTCGGCCGGCTTCGGCAGATCCGCGCTGTGACAGGTGGCCTGCTGCACCCGTTGGCGGCGTACGAACTGCACCGGGGACTGCAGACGCTGCCGGTTCGAGTACGGGCGCAGCAGGCGACCGCCATCAAGGTCGCGGACTGGCTGTCCGCGCAGCCGACCGTCGAACGGGTCCACTACCCGGGCCTGACCGATCCGGCAGGGCTGATCGGACGCCAGCAGGCGGGGCCGGGGGCTGTCCTCGCATTCACCCTCAGCGGCGGCTACGAGGCGGCATCCCGGGTCGCGAGCGGCCTGAACCTCATCACCCACGCCGTCTCGCTGGGCGGCGTGGACACCCTCATCCAGCACCCCGCCGCGCTAACCCACCGCCTAGTCGCATCAGAGGCCAAACCAACCGACGCCCTACTCCGCCTAAGCCTCGGCCTAGAAGACCCCGAAGACCTAACAACCGACCTAGCCCAAGCCCTCACCCTCGCCTGA
- a CDS encoding NADPH-dependent FMN reductase: MTVHPLRLVVLTRNLDAGRFGTAVTRWFAREVERADEFKLDLIDLSAVSLSELPGRIEDADAVMIVTAEYNHAYPGDVKTAIDAVRRPWYAKPVGFVVYGGRSGGLRAAEQLRLVFGELHAVTIRDSLGFREEDFTDDGEPADPTTTSAAAALLRQLAWWARSLRDARADRPYPA, translated from the coding sequence GTGACAGTTCATCCGCTGCGGCTCGTCGTGCTGACGCGCAACCTCGACGCCGGGCGGTTCGGGACGGCGGTCACGCGGTGGTTCGCGCGGGAGGTCGAGCGCGCGGACGAGTTCAAGCTCGACCTGATTGACTTGAGTGCGGTGTCGCTAAGCGAGTTGCCGGGGCGGATCGAGGACGCGGACGCGGTGATGATCGTCACGGCGGAGTACAACCACGCCTACCCGGGCGACGTGAAGACCGCGATCGACGCCGTACGCCGGCCTTGGTACGCGAAGCCGGTCGGTTTCGTGGTGTACGGCGGACGCTCGGGCGGACTGCGCGCGGCCGAGCAGCTCCGGCTCGTCTTCGGCGAACTGCACGCGGTGACGATCCGCGACAGCCTCGGCTTCCGCGAAGAGGACTTCACCGACGACGGCGAACCGGCCGACCCCACGACGACATCGGCCGCGGCAGCCCTCCTCCGCCAACTCGCCTGGTGGGCCCGCTCCCTCCGCGACGCCCGCGCGGACCGGCCGTACCCGGCATAG
- a CDS encoding PHP domain-containing protein produces the protein MGHSHSHDHHQPNVELDQGTLAALDESVPDSDLSPAEVSRRGLLRSAGILGGTAALAVTGAQFAAATAPKDGWVFRHGNRPNVWLAGDHHIHTQLSSDGMYRVIDQARHATAYGLDWLVITDHGGATHARIGVDLVNPQIKAARAELRDTLIFQGLEWNIPAAEHGTVFVAPGSREVDVLKQFENGYDGSVNNASANSPANEALAVSGIQWLGQQVDKRRVADALFLANHPARNGIDSPHEIRNWRDADPRIAIGFEGAPGHQAGGLPKGIGAGNARGIYGNAPNPNSFPGYPAESYRTWGGFDWMTATVGGLWDSLLAEGKPWWITANSDSHVNWNETSRRPDGSSQEQFDRDGRYMDPVYGNTVSSTASDFWPGFYSRTHVGADRRDYLAVMEGLRHGRVWVDHGALVKGVEVEVREVGKRYGEPLGGALIVQKGRAIELVVRITTQTVPNWANFVPALNRVDVIQGSVTGPAGDKDTMTAPNTKVVKQWDTAGKRGTFELVHPLGRAEEAQYVRVRGTDGNRSQPGYLGAAVDPAGPKLDVVGDADPWVDLWFYTNPIWVLPK, from the coding sequence ATGGGGCACTCGCACTCGCACGATCACCATCAGCCGAATGTCGAGTTGGATCAGGGGACTTTGGCTGCGTTGGACGAGTCGGTGCCGGACAGTGATCTGTCGCCGGCGGAGGTTTCGCGGCGGGGGTTGCTGCGGTCGGCCGGGATTCTCGGGGGTACGGCGGCGCTCGCCGTGACGGGTGCGCAGTTCGCGGCGGCGACGGCGCCCAAGGACGGGTGGGTCTTCCGGCACGGCAACCGGCCGAACGTGTGGCTGGCCGGCGATCACCACATCCACACGCAGTTGAGCTCCGACGGCATGTACCGCGTCATCGACCAGGCTCGCCACGCCACGGCGTACGGGCTGGACTGGCTCGTCATCACGGACCACGGCGGCGCGACGCATGCGCGGATCGGCGTCGACCTGGTCAATCCGCAGATCAAGGCGGCCCGCGCCGAACTGCGCGACACCTTGATCTTCCAGGGGCTCGAGTGGAACATCCCGGCGGCCGAGCACGGCACGGTGTTCGTCGCACCGGGAAGCCGCGAGGTCGACGTACTGAAGCAGTTCGAGAACGGGTACGACGGCAGCGTGAACAACGCGAGTGCGAACTCGCCGGCCAACGAGGCGCTCGCGGTGTCCGGCATCCAGTGGCTCGGTCAGCAGGTCGACAAGCGCCGGGTCGCGGACGCGCTGTTCCTCGCCAACCACCCGGCCCGCAACGGCATCGACAGCCCGCACGAGATCCGCAACTGGCGTGACGCCGACCCGCGGATCGCGATCGGCTTCGAGGGCGCGCCCGGTCATCAGGCCGGCGGCCTCCCGAAGGGCATCGGCGCCGGCAACGCCCGCGGCATCTACGGCAACGCCCCGAACCCGAACTCGTTCCCCGGCTACCCGGCCGAGAGCTACCGCACCTGGGGCGGCTTCGACTGGATGACCGCGACTGTCGGCGGCCTGTGGGACAGCCTGCTCGCCGAGGGCAAGCCGTGGTGGATCACCGCGAACTCAGACTCGCACGTGAACTGGAACGAGACGTCCCGGCGCCCCGACGGCTCCAGCCAGGAACAGTTCGACCGCGACGGCCGCTACATGGACCCGGTCTACGGCAACACCGTCAGCTCCACCGCGAGCGACTTCTGGCCGGGCTTCTACAGCCGAACCCATGTCGGCGCCGACCGCCGTGACTACCTCGCGGTGATGGAGGGCCTGCGCCACGGCCGCGTCTGGGTCGACCACGGCGCGCTGGTGAAGGGTGTCGAGGTCGAGGTCCGCGAGGTCGGCAAGCGGTACGGCGAACCGCTCGGCGGCGCGTTGATCGTGCAGAAGGGCCGCGCGATCGAACTCGTCGTACGGATCACCACGCAGACCGTGCCGAACTGGGCGAACTTCGTGCCGGCGCTCAACCGGGTCGACGTGATCCAGGGCTCGGTCACCGGACCGGCCGGCGACAAGGACACGATGACCGCGCCGAACACCAAGGTCGTCAAGCAGTGGGACACCGCGGGCAAACGCGGCACGTTCGAGTTGGTGCATCCGCTCGGTCGCGCCGAGGAAGCGCAGTACGTGCGGGTCCGCGGCACCGACGGGAACCGGAGCCAGCCCGGATACCTGGGTGCGGCGGTGGACCCGGCCGGCCCCAAGCTCGACGTGGTCGGCGACGCGGATCCGTGGGTCGACCTGTGGTTCTACACCAACCCGATCTGGGTGCTGCCGAAGTGA